The following are encoded together in the Nymphaea colorata isolate Beijing-Zhang1983 chromosome 14, ASM883128v2, whole genome shotgun sequence genome:
- the LOC116267672 gene encoding putative vesicle-associated membrane protein 726: MGQQSLIYSFVARGTVILAEYTELSGNFTSIASQCLQKLPATNNRFTYNCDGQTFNYLVDEGFIFCVVASESIRRPVPTAFLERVKEDFNKRYGGGKAETAVANSLNKDFGSKLKEHMQYCIDHAEDVSKLAKVKSQVTEVQGVMMENIDKVIDSAERVDVLVDKSETLRSQAQDFRAQGTTMRRKMWLQNMKIKLIVLGIIVALILIIILTVCHGFNCSKK, translated from the exons ATGGGCCAGCAATCTCTGATCTACAGCTTCGTGGCTCGGGGGACAGTTATCCTTGCCGAGTACACGGAGTTGAGCGGCAATTTCACGTCGATCGCCTCTCAATGCCTCCAGAAGCTCCCCGCCACTAACAACAGGTTCACTTACAACTGCGACGGACAGACCTTCAACTACCTTGTCGACGAAGGCTTCA TCTTTTGTGTAGTTGCAAGTGAGTCAATACGAAGACCAGTGCCTACTGCGTTCTTGGAGAGGGTGAAGGAAGACTTTAATAAGAGATATGGTGGTGGAAAGGCTGAGACTGCTGTTGCCAACAGTCTCAACAAAGATTTTGG ATCAAAACTAAAGGAGCATATGCAATACTGTATTGATCATGCTGAGGATGTAAGCAAGCTTGCAAAGGTGAAGTCTCAGGTCACTGAAGTGCAAGGTGTAATGATGGAGAATATCGATAAG GTTATAGACAGTGCTGAGAGGGTTGATGTTCTGGTTGACAAATCAGAAACCCTGCGCTCCCAG GCCCAGGACTTCAGGGCACAGGGCACAACCATGCGAAGGAAGATGTGGCTTCAGAACATGAAGATAAAGCTCATTGTATTGGGTATTATTGTTGCACTGATCCTCATCATTATCTTGACAGTTTGCCATGGCTTCAACTGTAGTAAGAAATGA